A genome region from Pseudanabaena sp. Chao 1811 includes the following:
- the pds gene encoding 15-cis-phytoene desaturase, producing the protein MRVAIAGGGLAGLSCAKYLVDLGHQPILLERSNVLGGLVAAWKDADGDWIETGLHNFFGAYPNMLQLMGELNILDRLQWKRHALIFNQPEKPGVLSWFDVPDIPSPFNIIVSILRNNDMLTWEQKIRFAIGLIPAIVRGDDYVVSMDKYTFEEWLEMRGIGKDITTDIFIAVCKSLKFIDPDVISATIPLRALNKFLQQKDGSKIAYLDGAPPERLCQPIVDYVVARGGEVHTGVALKEIVTDAEGNVEKLIVQGTDGSPSREILADAYVSAMSVDAFKNYIPDTWQGLPYFKQLENLEGVPVISVQIWFDRKLTDIDHTLFSRSPLLSVYSDMSNSCKEYADPDKSMLELVFAPAADWIDRPNSEIVEATLNELAKLFPQHLPSPAKVLKSHVVKTPRSIYTATPGREQFRPSQATPIANFFLSGSYTAQPFFGSMEGAVLSGKLTAQEIHKASQSSNQKASQSSGSKVLGRTSNQNQSNPSVVSA; encoded by the coding sequence ATGCGCGTGGCGATCGCTGGAGGAGGGTTAGCAGGATTATCCTGTGCCAAGTATTTGGTGGATTTAGGACATCAGCCGATTTTGCTAGAGCGCAGTAACGTTCTCGGCGGCTTAGTAGCAGCATGGAAGGATGCCGATGGCGACTGGATCGAAACGGGACTACATAACTTTTTTGGGGCTTATCCCAATATGTTGCAACTGATGGGTGAGCTAAATATCCTCGATCGCCTGCAATGGAAACGTCATGCTTTAATTTTTAATCAACCTGAAAAGCCGGGGGTATTGTCATGGTTTGATGTACCCGATATCCCCTCACCCTTCAATATCATTGTCTCGATTCTTCGTAACAACGATATGCTCACTTGGGAGCAGAAAATAAGGTTTGCGATCGGGCTAATTCCTGCGATCGTGCGTGGAGATGACTATGTTGTCTCGATGGACAAATACACCTTCGAGGAATGGCTAGAAATGCGTGGCATCGGTAAGGACATTACTACAGATATTTTTATTGCCGTTTGCAAATCCCTCAAATTTATCGATCCCGACGTGATTTCCGCCACGATTCCCCTCCGCGCTCTCAATAAGTTTTTGCAACAAAAAGACGGCTCGAAAATTGCCTACCTTGATGGCGCCCCCCCAGAACGTCTCTGTCAGCCCATCGTTGATTATGTCGTGGCAAGAGGTGGCGAAGTCCATACAGGCGTGGCTCTCAAGGAAATTGTCACCGATGCTGAGGGTAATGTAGAAAAATTAATTGTCCAAGGGACAGACGGTTCCCCCAGTCGCGAAATCCTTGCTGATGCCTACGTTTCCGCCATGTCAGTAGACGCATTTAAAAACTATATTCCTGACACTTGGCAAGGCTTGCCCTATTTTAAGCAGCTAGAAAACCTTGAAGGCGTACCCGTAATTAGCGTGCAGATCTGGTTTGATCGCAAGCTTACCGATATTGATCACACTCTATTTTCGCGATCGCCCCTGCTGAGTGTTTACTCAGACATGAGCAACTCTTGTAAGGAATATGCCGACCCTGACAAATCAATGCTAGAGCTAGTATTTGCCCCTGCTGCCGATTGGATTGATCGCCCCAATAGCGAGATCGTCGAAGCAACCCTAAACGAGCTTGCCAAACTATTTCCGCAGCATCTCCCCAGTCCTGCCAAAGTCTTAAAGTCCCATGTCGTTAAGACTCCGCGATCGATTTATACAGCCACACCCGGACGCGAGCAATTCCGTCCTAGTCAAGCCACACCGATCGCTAATTTCTTTTTGTCAGGTAGCTATACAGCACAGCCCTTTTTTGGGAGTATGGAAGGGGCGGTACTTTCTGGTAAGCTAACAGCACAGGAAATCCATAAAGCAAGTCAAAGCTCTAATCAAAAAGCAAGTCAATCTTCTGGAAGTAAAGTCCTTGGTCGAACCTCTAACCAAAACCAGTCAAATCCATCTGTCGTCAGTGCCTAA
- a CDS encoding phytoene synthase has product MGMRQPVSLEEAYEICRCITAKYAKTFYLGTMLMSEAKRRAVWAIYAWCRRTDELVDGMQAETTDAETLFNWEKQLEATFRGDPIHASDIALADTVKQYPMPIQPFKDMISGMRMDLKYDRYQTFDDLHLYCYRVAGTVGLMSAAIMGFETKDPSVIATATEAAIALGIAMQLTNILRDIGEDAQRGRIYLPLEDLHYFDYTEKDLLNGVVDERWIELMRFQIQRAREFYQHAEDGISALCRDARWPVWSSLILYRNILKAIEKNHYEVFKQRAFVPNSGKVLALPWAWLKAQTS; this is encoded by the coding sequence ATGGGAATGCGTCAGCCAGTCAGTCTGGAGGAAGCCTACGAGATTTGTCGTTGCATCACGGCAAAGTATGCCAAGACCTTTTATCTTGGCACAATGCTGATGTCTGAAGCAAAACGGCGAGCAGTTTGGGCTATATATGCTTGGTGTCGCCGTACTGACGAGCTTGTAGACGGTATGCAAGCAGAAACCACCGATGCTGAAACGCTCTTTAACTGGGAGAAACAGTTGGAGGCGACATTTCGGGGCGATCCGATCCATGCATCGGATATTGCTTTAGCGGACACGGTCAAGCAGTACCCCATGCCCATCCAGCCATTCAAAGACATGATCTCTGGAATGCGGATGGATCTGAAATACGATCGCTACCAAACCTTCGATGATCTGCATTTGTACTGCTATCGTGTCGCAGGCACAGTGGGCTTGATGTCGGCAGCAATCATGGGTTTTGAGACAAAAGATCCCTCGGTAATTGCGACGGCAACTGAGGCAGCGATCGCTTTAGGTATTGCCATGCAGTTAACTAATATTTTGCGAGATATTGGCGAAGATGCTCAGAGAGGGCGAATTTATTTACCCCTTGAGGATTTGCACTATTTCGACTACACCGAAAAAGATTTATTAAATGGTGTTGTCGATGAGCGCTGGATTGAGTTAATGCGTTTCCAAATCCAAAGGGCGCGTGAATTTTATCAACATGCTGAGGATGGTATTTCGGCACTCTGTCGCGATGCTCGATGGCCAGTATGGTCGTCCTTAATTTTGTATCGCAATATTTTAAAGGCGATCGAAAAAAATCACTACGAAGTCTTTAAGCAACGTGCTTTTGTCCCAAACTCTGGCAAAGTGTTGGCTTTACCTTGGGCATGGCTCAAAGCTCAGACATCTTAG